One segment of Streptomyces sp. XD-27 DNA contains the following:
- the mobC gene encoding plasmid mobilization relaxosome protein MobC: MPQKPVQRRRLRDKQLREHRFHPRYNDDEFALVKNAAALSKMAAGGYVAECSLAAARADDPTAAVADYRAMVKALMAANGQLGKIGSNLNQLTWHLNKDGAWPHHDTVQRLLDRVEASIAELDAAVAQVTEGR, from the coding sequence GTGCCGCAGAAGCCCGTGCAGCGTCGCCGTCTGCGTGACAAGCAGCTTCGCGAGCACCGCTTCCATCCCCGCTACAACGACGACGAGTTCGCCCTCGTCAAGAACGCCGCTGCCCTGAGCAAGATGGCAGCGGGCGGCTACGTCGCCGAATGCTCCCTCGCTGCCGCCCGCGCCGACGATCCCACCGCCGCGGTCGCCGACTACCGCGCCATGGTGAAGGCGCTGATGGCCGCCAACGGACAGCTCGGCAAGATCGGCAGCAACCTCAACCAGCTCACCTGGCACCTCAACAAGGACGGCGCCTGGCCCCACCACGACACCGTCCAACGACTCCTGGACCGCGTCGAGGCATCCATCGCCGAGCTGGATGCCGCCGTCGCCCAGGTCACTGAGGGGCGGTGA
- a CDS encoding flavoprotein, whose product MSDQPDQQSKKPFLYVVVCAAGIAGDVGKLITAAQEANWDVGVIATPQGLGFIDATAVEAQTGYPIRSAWRSPGDPRPLPPADAIAVAPATFNTINKWAAGISDTLVLGILCEAYGFGIPTAVLPYLNSAQAAHPAYRQSLERLREMGVLVGSYEPHRPKAGGGADRFRWDEALELLTPKLSAPA is encoded by the coding sequence AAGCCGTTCCTGTACGTCGTCGTGTGCGCGGCCGGGATCGCTGGCGACGTCGGCAAGCTGATCACGGCCGCTCAGGAGGCGAACTGGGACGTCGGTGTAATCGCCACCCCGCAGGGCCTCGGCTTCATAGACGCGACAGCCGTCGAGGCACAGACCGGCTACCCGATCCGCTCGGCCTGGCGTTCCCCAGGTGATCCGCGTCCGCTGCCGCCCGCCGACGCCATCGCGGTGGCCCCGGCTACCTTCAACACGATCAACAAATGGGCCGCGGGGATCTCCGACACCCTGGTGCTGGGCATCCTGTGCGAGGCGTACGGCTTTGGTATCCCCACCGCGGTCCTGCCCTACCTGAACTCTGCCCAGGCCGCCCATCCCGCGTACCGGCAGAGCCTGGAACGGCTGCGCGAGATGGGCGTCCTGGTCGGCTCGTACGAGCCGCACCGGCCGAAGGCCGGCGGCGGGGCGGACCGCTTCCGGTGGGATGAGGCGCTGGAGCTGCTCACGCCCAAGCTGTCCGCCCCGGCCTGA
- a CDS encoding helix-turn-helix domain-containing protein yields MATRPVEIGPAGLHTARAIEHIRLVRGLTQHQLAARCTALGRPMTNTALSRTERARRRCDVDDLVAIASALGVPPTTLLLPLPSVSSDDRRGC; encoded by the coding sequence ATGGCAACCAGACCTGTCGAAATAGGCCCTGCCGGCCTCCACACCGCCCGCGCCATCGAGCACATACGCCTCGTGCGCGGCCTGACCCAGCACCAGCTCGCCGCCCGCTGCACCGCACTGGGCCGCCCGATGACCAACACCGCCCTCAGTCGCACCGAACGCGCCCGCCGCCGCTGCGACGTAGACGACCTTGTCGCCATCGCCAGCGCGCTCGGCGTGCCTCCCACGACCCTGCTCCTGCCGCTCCCGTCGGTGTCCAGTGATGACCGGAGGGGGTGCTAG
- a CDS encoding AlpA family transcriptional regulator codes for MPKTSPRSANAPAAAAAAQRGPLATPAEVAAYLGVPVKTLYQWKYRGIGPNVYKVGRHLRYRWSEVDAWVTGQSAYDLAV; via the coding sequence GTGCCGAAGACCTCTCCCCGTAGTGCCAACGCACCTGCCGCCGCTGCGGCTGCCCAGCGTGGCCCGCTGGCCACCCCTGCGGAAGTCGCCGCGTACCTCGGGGTGCCGGTGAAGACCCTCTACCAGTGGAAGTACCGGGGGATCGGCCCCAACGTTTACAAGGTCGGCCGTCATCTGCGCTACCGCTGGTCCGAGGTGGACGCCTGGGTGACCGGCCAGTCCGCTTACGACCTCGCGGTCTGA
- a CDS encoding site-specific integrase has translation MARVWIEDRIGHAAYVRAVAEAKRAGRTPPGRYRVRWYDPDGKPKMKTFARKVDAEAERTRMESRLNDGSYRDPAAARVKFAEVAESWLAAQIHLKRSTRSRYRGVLDVHVIPKWGTTPLDRIHFEDIAEWLADLLSGEATGGRKLSPRSVRKAYVVLSRVLGYAVKARRLAVNPAVGVPLPKATPADHVYLDDMQVDTLANASGAYRVFILLLAYTGLRWGEGSALKVGRVDLDACRAHIVEAYAEDNGKLYLDTPKNHERRSVPIPRFLAEELKPHVQGRGDEELLFTAPQGGPLRARNFRQRFFAPAVVKAGLGHHKVTPHKLRHTAASLAIASGADVNVVQTMLGHKSATLTLDTYGHLFPDRLDEVSKKMHKRRSKQLAKAKAKLEKAEKKTRRAAEAVAALEEDAA, from the coding sequence TTGGCGCGGGTCTGGATTGAGGACCGCATAGGGCACGCGGCGTACGTACGGGCCGTGGCGGAAGCCAAGCGGGCAGGGCGTACGCCACCCGGGCGCTACCGCGTGCGCTGGTACGACCCCGACGGCAAGCCGAAGATGAAGACCTTCGCCCGCAAGGTCGACGCCGAGGCGGAGCGGACGAGGATGGAGTCCCGTCTCAACGACGGCTCCTACCGTGATCCCGCAGCCGCCCGCGTGAAGTTCGCAGAGGTGGCGGAGTCCTGGCTGGCCGCGCAGATCCATCTCAAGCGCTCGACCCGGAGCCGCTATCGCGGCGTTCTCGACGTCCACGTGATCCCCAAGTGGGGCACCACCCCGCTGGACCGCATCCATTTCGAGGACATCGCCGAGTGGCTCGCAGACCTGCTGTCCGGTGAGGCGACCGGCGGCAGGAAACTCAGCCCACGATCGGTGCGCAAGGCGTACGTCGTCCTCAGCCGCGTTCTCGGCTACGCGGTCAAGGCTCGTCGTCTGGCGGTCAACCCGGCTGTCGGCGTTCCCCTGCCGAAGGCGACGCCGGCCGACCACGTGTACCTCGACGACATGCAGGTCGACACGCTGGCCAACGCGTCGGGCGCCTACAGGGTGTTCATACTGCTGCTGGCCTACACCGGCCTGCGCTGGGGCGAGGGGTCCGCGCTGAAGGTGGGCCGCGTTGACCTCGACGCCTGCCGGGCCCACATCGTCGAGGCGTACGCCGAGGACAACGGCAAGCTCTACCTCGACACGCCCAAGAACCATGAGCGCCGGTCCGTACCGATCCCGCGGTTCCTGGCCGAGGAGTTGAAGCCCCACGTCCAGGGGCGGGGAGATGAGGAATTGCTCTTCACCGCCCCACAGGGCGGACCGCTGCGGGCCCGCAACTTCCGTCAGCGGTTCTTCGCGCCGGCGGTCGTGAAGGCTGGACTGGGGCATCACAAGGTCACCCCGCACAAGCTGCGGCATACCGCGGCCTCGCTCGCCATCGCCAGTGGCGCGGACGTCAACGTCGTACAGACGATGCTGGGCCACAAGTCCGCGACGCTGACCCTCGATACGTACGGGCACCTCTTTCCGGACCGCCTGGACGAGGTCTCGAAGAAGATGCACAAGCGCCGGTCCAAGCAGCTGGCCAAGGCGAAGGCCAAGCTGGAGAAGGCGGAGAAGAAGACCCGCAGGGCCGCTGAGGCGGTGGCCGCCCTGGAGGAAGATGCCGCGTGA
- a CDS encoding NACHT domain-containing NTPase: MTGHGKPSGDTHNITSGGQQGFLIQARDIVNLYVQPHVAVGVRGLVAGFGLYLLAVRPELPLPRGYDPGPVRLGWLLLALAVASAVAARVLAARRRRRDRAWQSPEHLQRVADGLAEVLRRQYARDERLMHIAEPHPIEVEWTPAGDTPHASISEYFEGTPDRRLIVLGGAGAGKTVLALRLASELLDARAPDSSRPVPLVVSLASWNPRRGLAQWLARQLAADCPQVCTPVPGARPYDVALHLLRSTDHVLLVLDGFDELPSARRKDALRQLGESLRGRPFVLTSREDEYREHAPDPSVFSRTEIVLQSLTVDAVGTYLNPSGSGRSPWAPVLDRLRDAHDVSAETVRLREVLRVPLMAGLARVAYGWDGNDPRELLSRGRFTEEGVLERHLYDAFLDTAYSASHDIRAEHGGWQPGDARRWVGFLAARMKAANEQDFAWWRLQEEMPWPVRGLCLAPAYLLLVLMVAWTGVGAAWWGAWLPVWAAFALVCLLTLYGFAADPDDERPSPWRLARPTGTRVRAALRAWKARVLAVASVLAAGAVVPAAVALGWGAAGWCVLVIGVQLQRVVTAVWRFADPAVGLSPREVLRADRRVVLTLGWLAPLRLGKGEPGAEPGVSWFPLALPPLVFAAWQWTDRGPHVATPRDWAFAVAATLLAVWLYAAGFSAWGRYNVARVWLAVTGRLPWRLTAFLEDAHARGVLRQAGGVYRFRHVELRDRLAEAYDTGEPQVRTPMRAPFASSASLSGGLALFVLFFSAVSAEPPPDPVAFAPEACSLLSDHEMRQVMTDGTKSGRTKKHVVTLPGLWPTVPGSNVCVASEQSPFAPDVEIGIAAVGWRSDKEVNGVRYAAEQFRTIGKRPLARGERRLAGLGDEAAELVKKDWYGMSAMEAEPWQAMVRVRVGNALFVVTYAEEFAGRERTREIAEILMRDFLRRAGLDDDSDGGGGTGTLTASRRRLADVPRAEVPKQGTRLAKYTQVPGQSVYGATWKERERSYVWASRRLPFAFRAPKQLFCLTGGEGDLLTYECERITTAAAGLAPDIMIRIASNLGCGASCNERDADAYVRALLKYGDPRWTGVPSSPERGTTDYAQETRTVGRERRYAMYLRRSVVWHSEGRQRTWRLWVKVDVPEKDRDLAQKVVNDIFTQSGGRGRPRPSTEDAQ; this comes from the coding sequence GTGACGGGGCACGGGAAGCCCTCGGGGGACACGCACAACATCACCAGCGGTGGACAGCAGGGCTTCCTCATCCAGGCGCGCGACATTGTGAACCTGTACGTCCAGCCGCACGTGGCGGTGGGGGTACGGGGGCTGGTCGCGGGCTTCGGGCTGTATCTCCTCGCGGTACGACCCGAGTTGCCGCTGCCTCGCGGCTACGATCCGGGTCCGGTGCGGCTCGGCTGGCTGCTGCTGGCCCTGGCCGTGGCGTCCGCCGTTGCCGCACGGGTGCTGGCCGCGCGGCGCAGGCGGCGTGACCGGGCCTGGCAGTCGCCGGAGCACCTCCAGCGGGTGGCCGACGGTCTCGCCGAGGTGCTGCGGCGGCAGTACGCCCGCGACGAGCGGCTGATGCACATCGCGGAACCCCACCCCATCGAGGTGGAGTGGACGCCCGCGGGGGACACGCCGCACGCCTCCATCTCCGAGTACTTCGAAGGCACCCCCGACCGGCGGCTCATCGTCCTCGGCGGTGCGGGCGCGGGCAAGACGGTGCTGGCCCTGCGGCTCGCCTCCGAACTGCTGGACGCACGCGCCCCGGACTCTTCGCGACCCGTCCCCCTGGTGGTCTCCCTCGCGTCCTGGAACCCGCGCCGGGGACTGGCCCAGTGGCTGGCCCGGCAGCTGGCCGCCGACTGTCCCCAGGTGTGCACGCCCGTGCCCGGGGCCCGCCCTTACGACGTCGCCCTCCACCTCCTGCGCTCCACCGACCACGTCCTGCTGGTCCTCGACGGATTCGACGAACTGCCCTCTGCACGCCGCAAGGACGCCCTGCGCCAGCTCGGCGAGAGCCTGCGGGGAAGGCCGTTCGTCCTCACCAGCCGTGAGGACGAGTACCGGGAGCACGCACCCGACCCGAGCGTGTTCTCCCGCACGGAGATCGTCCTCCAGAGCCTCACGGTCGACGCCGTGGGCACGTATCTCAACCCCTCGGGGTCGGGCCGCTCCCCCTGGGCACCGGTCCTGGATCGGCTGCGCGACGCGCACGACGTGTCCGCCGAGACGGTGCGGCTGCGCGAGGTGCTGCGTGTGCCGCTCATGGCCGGACTGGCCCGGGTCGCCTACGGCTGGGACGGCAACGATCCCCGGGAGCTGCTGTCCCGGGGCCGGTTCACCGAAGAGGGTGTGCTGGAACGGCACTTGTACGACGCCTTCCTCGACACCGCCTACAGCGCCTCCCACGACATACGCGCCGAACACGGCGGCTGGCAGCCCGGCGACGCACGCCGGTGGGTGGGCTTCCTCGCGGCCCGGATGAAGGCCGCCAACGAGCAGGACTTCGCGTGGTGGCGGCTGCAGGAGGAGATGCCCTGGCCGGTGCGGGGACTGTGTCTGGCGCCCGCGTATCTGCTGCTGGTCCTGATGGTGGCGTGGACCGGCGTGGGAGCCGCGTGGTGGGGTGCGTGGCTCCCGGTGTGGGCCGCGTTCGCGCTGGTCTGCCTGCTCACGCTCTACGGCTTCGCCGCCGACCCCGACGACGAGCGCCCCTCCCCGTGGCGGCTCGCCCGGCCCACGGGAACGCGGGTGCGCGCGGCGCTGCGGGCATGGAAGGCGCGGGTGCTGGCCGTGGCCTCCGTGCTCGCCGCCGGGGCCGTCGTCCCCGCGGCCGTGGCCCTCGGGTGGGGGGCGGCGGGCTGGTGTGTGCTCGTCATCGGGGTCCAGCTGCAACGGGTCGTGACCGCCGTGTGGCGGTTCGCCGATCCGGCGGTGGGTCTGTCCCCGCGAGAGGTGCTCCGGGCCGACCGGCGCGTGGTGCTCACCCTGGGCTGGCTCGCGCCGCTGAGGCTCGGAAAGGGTGAGCCGGGGGCTGAGCCGGGGGTCTCGTGGTTTCCGCTGGCCCTGCCCCCGTTGGTGTTCGCCGCCTGGCAGTGGACCGACCGCGGCCCGCACGTCGCGACCCCACGCGACTGGGCGTTCGCCGTGGCCGCCACCCTGCTCGCCGTGTGGTTGTACGCCGCCGGGTTCTCGGCCTGGGGCCGGTACAACGTGGCCCGCGTCTGGCTCGCGGTCACGGGCCGACTCCCCTGGCGCCTCACGGCATTCCTCGAGGACGCGCACGCCAGGGGGGTGCTGCGGCAGGCCGGGGGCGTGTACCGGTTCCGGCACGTCGAGCTGCGGGACCGCCTGGCGGAGGCCTACGACACCGGTGAGCCCCAAGTCCGTACTCCGATGCGGGCACCGTTCGCGTCCTCGGCCTCCCTGTCCGGTGGCCTGGCGCTGTTTGTCCTCTTCTTCAGCGCCGTGTCCGCCGAGCCGCCGCCGGACCCGGTCGCCTTCGCGCCCGAGGCGTGTTCGCTGCTGAGCGACCACGAGATGCGGCAGGTCATGACCGACGGCACGAAGTCGGGCCGTACGAAGAAGCACGTCGTCACGCTGCCGGGCCTGTGGCCGACCGTACCGGGCAGCAATGTGTGCGTCGCCTCCGAACAGTCCCCGTTCGCGCCGGACGTGGAGATCGGGATCGCCGCCGTGGGCTGGAGGTCGGACAAGGAGGTCAACGGAGTCCGATACGCCGCAGAGCAGTTCCGCACCATCGGGAAGCGGCCCCTCGCGAGGGGGGAGCGGCGGCTGGCAGGGCTCGGTGACGAGGCTGCCGAACTCGTCAAGAAGGACTGGTACGGGATGTCGGCCATGGAGGCCGAGCCCTGGCAGGCGATGGTGCGGGTACGGGTCGGCAACGCGCTGTTCGTCGTCACGTACGCCGAGGAGTTCGCCGGCCGGGAGCGCACCAGGGAGATCGCGGAGATCCTGATGCGTGACTTCCTGCGGCGCGCGGGCCTGGACGACGACTCCGATGGCGGGGGCGGGACGGGGACGCTGACAGCGAGTCGGCGCCGACTGGCCGATGTTCCGCGCGCCGAGGTCCCGAAGCAGGGCACTCGGCTGGCCAAGTACACCCAGGTCCCGGGACAGTCTGTGTACGGGGCGACGTGGAAGGAGAGGGAGCGATCGTACGTGTGGGCAAGCCGGCGCCTGCCGTTCGCCTTCCGTGCGCCCAAGCAGTTGTTCTGCCTCACCGGCGGCGAGGGCGATCTCCTCACGTACGAGTGTGAGCGCATCACCACGGCGGCGGCTGGACTGGCGCCCGACATCATGATCCGGATTGCGTCCAACCTCGGCTGCGGGGCCTCCTGCAACGAAAGAGACGCCGACGCCTACGTGCGAGCTCTCCTGAAGTATGGCGACCCACGGTGGACTGGCGTCCCATCGTCCCCCGAGCGCGGTACGACCGACTACGCGCAGGAGACCAGGACCGTGGGCAGGGAGCGGCGCTACGCCATGTATCTGCGCCGGAGTGTGGTCTGGCACAGCGAGGGCAGGCAGCGGACCTGGAGGCTGTGGGTGAAGGTGGACGTGCCGGAGAAGGACAGGGACCTGGCCCAGAAGGTGGTGAATGACATCTTCACCCAGTCCGGCGGGCGGGGCCGGCCCCGCCCGTCAACTGAAGACGCTCAATGA
- a CDS encoding DUF3631 domain-containing protein yields the protein MDEPTSSTTPTASPTPTWPPVAVPGQGSPATPDSSSAEDEEPSQATEGAALLDELREAIARYVILPSGEALTAVTLWVAASHVQPALQHAPRLAVVGPAKRCGKSRLLDVITETVHDPLITVNTSPAVVFRAIGDDPPTLLVDEADTIFGSIKAAEKNEELRGLLNAGHQRNRPALRISGPEHKPQAFPTFAMAALAGIGDLPDTVMDRAVVIRMQRRKSGERVEQFRSRRDIPALHELRDRLTAWLRPLLDTAADLVPPMPVQDRAADTWEPLVVVAELAGGTWPERAREACVAMCAAEVGQDDESNLKTRLLRDIRRVFARYDDPDIMRTRDLLEELLKDQEAPWAEYRNAGLTPRYLGIMLKDFGIQAAVLRFEGGRQARGFTRLQFTDAWARYCPEEPAPGNADETTRHGSGVHP from the coding sequence GTGGACGAACCTACGTCCTCCACCACCCCCACCGCATCCCCGACGCCCACCTGGCCGCCTGTCGCCGTCCCAGGCCAGGGATCCCCCGCGACGCCCGATAGCTCGTCCGCCGAGGACGAGGAGCCGTCGCAGGCCACAGAGGGCGCCGCACTGCTGGATGAGCTGCGGGAAGCCATCGCCCGGTACGTGATCCTGCCCAGCGGCGAGGCACTGACCGCCGTCACACTGTGGGTGGCGGCCAGTCACGTGCAGCCCGCACTGCAGCACGCGCCCCGCCTGGCGGTGGTCGGACCGGCGAAGCGTTGCGGCAAGTCCCGCCTGCTGGATGTGATCACGGAGACCGTGCACGATCCGCTGATCACCGTGAATACCAGTCCCGCGGTAGTCTTCCGCGCCATCGGCGACGACCCGCCCACCCTGCTGGTGGACGAGGCCGACACCATCTTCGGCAGCATCAAGGCGGCCGAGAAGAACGAGGAGCTGCGCGGCCTGCTGAATGCCGGGCATCAGCGCAACCGGCCCGCCCTGCGGATCTCGGGTCCGGAGCACAAGCCGCAGGCGTTCCCCACCTTCGCCATGGCTGCGCTCGCCGGGATCGGCGATCTGCCGGACACGGTGATGGACCGGGCAGTGGTGATCCGCATGCAGCGCCGCAAGAGTGGGGAGCGGGTGGAGCAGTTCCGCTCCCGACGCGACATTCCCGCCCTGCACGAACTGCGAGACCGGCTCACCGCGTGGCTTCGCCCGCTGCTCGACACCGCCGCCGACCTGGTGCCCCCGATGCCAGTACAGGACAGGGCGGCTGACACTTGGGAGCCGCTGGTGGTCGTCGCCGAACTCGCAGGCGGCACTTGGCCGGAGCGGGCCCGCGAAGCATGCGTGGCCATGTGCGCGGCAGAGGTGGGCCAGGACGACGAGTCGAACTTGAAGACTCGCCTGCTGCGGGACATCCGCCGGGTCTTCGCGCGCTACGACGATCCCGACATCATGCGTACGCGGGACCTGCTGGAGGAGCTCCTCAAGGACCAGGAGGCTCCATGGGCGGAGTACCGCAACGCGGGCCTGACCCCACGCTACTTGGGGATCATGCTGAAGGACTTCGGCATTCAGGCGGCCGTTCTCCGTTTCGAGGGTGGACGGCAGGCCAGGGGCTTCACGCGCCTGCAGTTCACCGATGCCTGGGCCCGCTACTGCCCCGAGGAGCCGGCTCCCGGCAACGCTGACGAGACCACCCGTCACGGGTCGGGGGTCCACCCGTAA